In Antennarius striatus isolate MH-2024 chromosome 10, ASM4005453v1, whole genome shotgun sequence, one DNA window encodes the following:
- the LOC137603166 gene encoding ornithine decarboxylase-like yields MSGLSPECFDIGILNDGRTIPDFIDDKINELSLKDSEEPFIVASLDSLYMKHLKWVTKLPRVKPFYAVKCNSTPPVLKMLRALGMGFDCASKGEIKLALSIGMNPDKMIYAHTIKPPSHIRYACTHGVNMMTFDNEDELQKISLNHAKAKLVLRIAVDDSKSGRRLNLKFGARLETVDKLLERAKELSLEVIGVSFHVGSMCFDSLAFKQAIADARHAFDIANLMGFQLSVLDIGGGYCGRDDSNKFDEFSEVINAALEEYFPPDSGVKVIAEPGQYYVESSFTLVMSVVGKKTITDDVDEQDDVENKCNKRMMYYMNDGVYGSLRACLYPNFKFEPHLKRVNISPFVHSNMQQL; encoded by the exons ATGAGTGGCTTATCTCCTGAGTGTTTTGACATTGGCATTTTGAATGATGGAAGAACTATTCCTGATTTCAtagatgataaaataaatgaacttaGTTTAAAG GACAGCGAAGAGCCATTCATTGTAGCCAGTCTAGATAGTCTGTATATGAAGCACCTCAAGTGGGTCACTAAGTTACCTCGAGTCAAGCCTTTCTATGCAGTTAAGTGCAACAGCACACCGCCAGTTTTGAAGATGCTGAGAGCTCTGGGCATGGGTTTCGATTGTGCAAGCAAG GGTGAGATTAAACTGGCCCTGTCCATCGGGATGAACCCCGACAAAATGATATATGCACACACCATCAAACCACCGTCTCACATCAGATATGCCTGCACTCATGGAGTGAATATGATGACTTTTGATAATGAGGATGAACTGCAAAAGATTTCTCTAAATCATGCCAAAGCTAA ACTGGTTCTCCGCATTGCAGTGGATGACTCCAAATCTGGGAGGAGACTAAATTTAAAGTTTGGTGCCAGGCTGGAGACAGTTGATAAACTGTTAGAACGTGCTAAAGAACTGAGCTTAGAGGTGATTGGTGTCAGCTTTCATGTTGGCAGCATGTGCTTTGACAGTTTGGCATTCAAGCAGGCCATAGCAGATGCCCGACATGCCTTTGACATTGCG aatcTGATGGGCTTCCAGTTAAGTGTCTTGGATATTGGTGGAGGATATTGTGGGAGAGATGACAGTAATAAATTTgatgag TTTTCAGAAGTCATTAATGCAGCATTAGAAGAATATTTCCCACCTGACAGTGGGGTGAAGGTTATTGCTGAGCCAGGCCAATACTACGTGGAATCATCCTTCACACTGGTGATGAGCGTAGTTGGGAAAAAGACCATTACAGATGATGTGGATGAACAAG atgatgtggaaaacaaatgcaacAAAAGAATGATGTACTACATGAATGATGGAGTGTATGGCAGTCTGAGGGCCTGTCTGTATCCCAATTTCAAATTTGAACCACACCTGAAGAGAGTAAATATTAGCCCTTTTGTCCACAGCAACATGCAACAACTGTGA
- the nanos1 gene encoding nanos homolog 1, with translation MDFLNHNYLNARSPYDYTFNFWNDYLGLTTLVTKNNKLSMPQNPNSITESLKATLGLDDSPTCPCVIAGGVAESAHMDCCCPSGSPPPPSILDLKERFSILSPFQHQLGVQPDREVGFGGSFAGFDLFGMERKMRKPASRSKQEPKICVFCRNNGAPEEVYGSHVLKTPDGRVVCPILRAYTCPLCSANGDNAHTIKYCPLSKDQPSQRPLKGGRAVGGKRMKIF, from the coding sequence ATGGATTTTCTCAATCACAACTATCTGAATGCGCGCAGCCCGTACGACTACACTTTTAATTTCTGGAACGACTATCTGGGCCTGACGACGTTGGTGACGAAGAATAATAAACTCAGCATGCCCCAGAACCCCAACTCCATCACCGAGTCCCTGAAAGCCACCCTGGGTTTGGACGATTCCCCGACGTGTCCGTGCGTAATCGCGGGCGGCGTGGCCGAGAGCGCGCATATGGACTGCTGCTGCCCTTCCGGGAGCCCCCCGCCGCCCTCCATCCTGGACTTGAAGGAGCGTTTCTCGATTCTGAGCCCCTTCCAGCACCAGCTGGGCGTGCAGCCGGACCGGGAGGTGGGATTTGGTGGCAGCTTCGCGGGGTTCGATCTGTTCGGCATGGAGAGGAAGATGCGCAAACCCGCATCCAGGAGCAAGCAGGAGCCCAAAATCTGCGTCTTCTGCCGAAATAACGGAGCGCCGGAGGAGGTGTACGGCTCCCACGTCCTGAAGACCCCGGACGGGAGGGTGGTGTGTCCGATTCTGAGGGCTTATACCTGCCCCCTCTGCAGTGCCAACGGGGACAATGCCCACACGATAAAATACTGTCCGCTGTCAAAGGACCAACCATCCCAGCGACCATTAAAGGGAGGGAGGGCTGTGGGTGGTAAGAGGATGAAAATATTCTAA